The Alkalispirillum mobile genome has a segment encoding these proteins:
- a CDS encoding GntR family transcriptional regulator, with translation MVGSLKSPALYSQVADLVRKRIFQQELRPGDRIDEVVLAEELGVSRTPVREALKILDADGLVTLEPRRGCRVRVLDHKDLEQLFPVMAVLEGLIAGEAVKRTDERELQNLERIHQNLEDAAADGDIDRYYEHNYEFHTRLQEVCGNPYLQRVAADLRRILILARHRQLKAPGRLQDSLQEHRDLMEAFRKGDAEAADAQMKHHLLEQGKTLMDKEAVRH, from the coding sequence ATGGTGGGTTCACTGAAATCGCCAGCGCTATACAGCCAGGTTGCTGATCTGGTGAGGAAAAGGATCTTTCAGCAGGAGCTGCGTCCGGGCGACCGGATCGACGAGGTTGTGCTGGCCGAAGAACTGGGCGTCAGCCGTACCCCGGTGCGCGAGGCGCTGAAGATCCTCGACGCCGACGGGCTGGTGACCCTGGAGCCGCGGCGCGGCTGCCGCGTGCGCGTGCTGGACCATAAGGACCTGGAGCAGCTCTTCCCGGTGATGGCCGTGCTCGAGGGGCTGATCGCCGGCGAGGCGGTGAAGCGCACCGACGAGCGCGAGCTGCAGAACCTGGAGCGTATCCACCAGAACCTGGAGGATGCCGCGGCGGACGGGGACATCGACCGTTACTACGAGCACAACTACGAGTTCCACACCCGCCTGCAGGAGGTCTGTGGCAATCCCTATCTCCAGCGCGTGGCAGCGGACCTGCGCCGCATTCTTATCCTCGCCCGGCACCGGCAGCTGAAGGCACCCGGACGGCTGCAGGACTCCCTGCAGGAGCATCGCGACCTGATGGAAGCCTTCCGCAAGGGCGATGCAGAGGCCGCCGATGCGCAGATGAAGCACCACCTGCTCGAACAGGGCAAGACCCTGATGGATAAGGAGGCCGTGCGGCACTGA